One window from the genome of Leuconostoc suionicum encodes:
- a CDS encoding acyl-[acyl-carrier-protein] thioesterase, which translates to MKKYEIKRRVEYYEADTTQKLSLPMILNYAVLASKCQSDELGVGQDFHLGRGLGWIILQYEVIIKRRPKIGEIIRIQTFATQYNPFFVRRPFVFLDENDNEIIRVDSIWTMIDMTNRRMARLPQDIIDKYDAERVKQISRIPNPEKFSDADQYTERDYHVRYLDIDGNKHVNNSKYFEWMQDVIAPEYLLTHEITYINLKFENEIRLGHTILSQVVQNGNESKHRIMMENVVSAEAEFKWRKI; encoded by the coding sequence GAAATAAAAAGACGTGTTGAATATTATGAAGCTGATACAACACAAAAATTATCTTTACCAATGATTTTAAATTATGCTGTCTTAGCTTCTAAATGTCAGAGTGATGAACTTGGCGTGGGGCAGGACTTCCATTTAGGTCGTGGCCTTGGTTGGATTATCTTACAATATGAAGTAATAATTAAGCGACGTCCTAAAATTGGTGAAATAATTCGTATTCAGACCTTTGCTACACAATACAATCCTTTTTTTGTTCGTCGACCATTCGTCTTTTTAGATGAAAATGATAATGAAATAATTCGTGTTGATTCTATTTGGACTATGATAGATATGACAAATCGGCGCATGGCGCGTTTACCACAAGACATAATTGATAAGTATGATGCAGAAAGAGTTAAGCAAATTTCACGAATTCCTAACCCTGAGAAATTTTCAGATGCTGATCAATATACCGAGAGGGACTATCATGTGCGATATTTAGATATTGATGGTAACAAGCATGTGAACAACTCTAAGTATTTTGAATGGATGCAAGACGTTATCGCACCAGAGTATCTGTTAACCCATGAAATCACATACATTAATCTAAAATTCGAAAATGAAATTCGGCTTGGACACACGATTTTATCGCAAGTAGTTCAAAATGGTAATGAATCCAAACATCGTATTATGATGGAAAATGTGGTGAGTGCAGAAGCAGAGTTCAAGTGGCGAAAAATTTGA